Proteins from a genomic interval of Streptomyces sp. NBC_00820:
- a CDS encoding MarR family winged helix-turn-helix transcriptional regulator — MTTPDPDGLLAEQLLRLTRRVHRIQKRHLERYDLGVTPAQSRLLRTLAHYGSPPRMTDLAERLEVVPRAVTTLVDGLEASGQVRRAPDPTNRRVTRIELTDEGRATLRELRGARRSAAEEILAPLTEKERAVLGVLLDTLVDGGESAAKGC; from the coding sequence ATGACCACCCCGGATCCCGACGGCCTGCTCGCCGAGCAGCTGCTGCGGCTCACCCGCCGCGTGCACCGCATCCAGAAGCGCCATCTGGAGAGGTACGACCTGGGGGTCACGCCGGCGCAGTCCCGGCTGTTGCGCACCCTCGCGCACTACGGGTCGCCGCCGCGCATGACCGACCTCGCCGAGCGCCTCGAGGTGGTGCCGCGGGCGGTGACGACGCTGGTCGACGGGCTGGAGGCGAGCGGCCAGGTGCGCCGGGCGCCGGATCCGACGAACCGCAGGGTCACCCGGATCGAGCTGACGGACGAGGGCCGGGCGACCCTGCGCGAGCTGCGCGGCGCACGCCGTTCGGCGGCCGAGGAGATCCTGGCTCCGCTGACGGAGAAGGAGCGGGCGGTCCTCGGCGTGCTGCTGGACACCCTGGTCGACGGCGGCGAGTCGGCGGCCAAGGGCTGCTGA
- a CDS encoding type B 50S ribosomal protein L31 — translation MQQDKHPDYRSVVFRDRAAGYAFLTRSTATSEETIEWDDGETYPVVDVEISSESHPFYTGKARTVDTEGRVARFERRYGGAEPGGSGAEPGDGTGAEPGGVA, via the coding sequence ATGCAGCAGGACAAGCACCCCGACTACCGTTCCGTCGTCTTCCGCGACCGCGCCGCCGGCTACGCCTTCCTCACCCGGTCCACCGCGACCAGCGAGGAGACCATCGAATGGGACGACGGCGAGACCTACCCGGTGGTCGACGTGGAGATCTCCTCCGAGAGCCACCCCTTCTACACGGGCAAGGCCCGCACGGTGGACACCGAGGGGCGCGTCGCCCGGTTCGAGCGCCGGTACGGCGGGGCGGAGCCAGGAGGCAGCGGGGCGGAGCCGGGCGACGGGACGGGGGCGGAGCCGGGCGGCGTGGCCTGA
- a CDS encoding ABC transporter ATP-binding protein, which produces MIGVAPPAYDPAAPTTATTLPVGAAATVRAYVGELLRRHRHAFLLLVTVNTVAVIASMVGPYLLGGLVERVSDRARDLHLGETVAFFLLALVVQAVFVQQVRLRGAMLGERMLADLREDFLVRSVGLPPGVLERAGTGDLLSRVTTDIDRLANAMREAVPQLAIGFVWALLLLGGLVVTAPPLAAAVLLAVPVLVLGCRWYFKRAPAGYRSESAGYAAVAAALAETVDAGRTIEAHRLGARRIALSERRIKEWTAWERYTLWLRSVLFPVINAVHLIVLGSALMVGGVCVLRGWIDVGQLTTGALVAQMLVDPINLILRWYDEVQVAQVSLARLVGVRDIEPDAGDGSLAPDGRDVHADRVHFGYREGVDVLREVSLEVPPGTRLALVGPSGAGKSTLGRLLAGIYAPRTGRVTLGGAELSRMPAERVRSHVALVNQEHHVFVGPLRDNLLLALPHSRLSSSGGTPIGARDAELWAALGAVDADGWARALDDGLDTEVGSGGVALTPAQAQQIALARLVLADPHTLVLDEATSLLDPRAARHLERSLGRVLDGRTVVAIAHRLHTAHDADVIAVVENGRIKELGSHDELVSAGGAYAALWRSWHG; this is translated from the coding sequence ATGATCGGCGTAGCGCCCCCGGCGTACGACCCGGCGGCCCCGACGACCGCGACCACCCTGCCCGTCGGCGCGGCCGCGACCGTGCGCGCCTATGTCGGCGAGCTGCTGCGCCGCCACCGTCACGCCTTCCTGCTGCTCGTCACCGTCAACACGGTGGCCGTCATCGCCTCCATGGTGGGCCCGTACCTGCTCGGTGGACTCGTCGAGCGGGTGTCCGACCGGGCGCGGGACCTGCACCTGGGCGAGACGGTCGCGTTCTTCCTGCTCGCGCTGGTCGTGCAGGCCGTGTTCGTCCAGCAGGTGCGGTTGCGCGGCGCGATGCTCGGTGAGCGGATGCTGGCCGACCTGCGCGAGGACTTCCTCGTCCGCTCGGTGGGGCTGCCGCCGGGCGTGCTGGAGCGGGCCGGCACCGGCGACCTGCTCTCCCGCGTCACCACGGACATCGACCGCCTGGCCAACGCCATGCGGGAGGCCGTACCACAGCTGGCGATCGGGTTCGTATGGGCGCTGCTGCTGCTCGGGGGGCTCGTCGTGACGGCTCCGCCGCTGGCGGCCGCCGTCCTGCTCGCGGTCCCGGTGCTGGTGCTGGGGTGCCGCTGGTACTTCAAGCGGGCGCCCGCCGGCTACCGGTCCGAGTCCGCTGGGTACGCCGCGGTGGCCGCGGCCCTCGCCGAGACCGTGGACGCGGGCCGGACCATCGAGGCGCACCGCCTCGGCGCGCGTCGCATCGCCCTGTCGGAGCGGCGGATCAAGGAGTGGACCGCCTGGGAGCGCTACACCCTATGGCTGCGCTCGGTGCTCTTCCCGGTCATCAACGCCGTCCACCTCATCGTGCTCGGCTCGGCCCTCATGGTCGGCGGTGTCTGCGTTCTGCGGGGCTGGATCGACGTCGGCCAGCTGACCACGGGTGCCCTCGTCGCCCAGATGCTGGTCGACCCGATCAACCTGATCCTGCGCTGGTACGACGAGGTGCAGGTGGCCCAGGTCTCGCTGGCACGGCTGGTCGGGGTACGGGACATCGAGCCCGACGCCGGGGACGGCTCCCTGGCCCCGGACGGCCGGGACGTGCACGCCGACCGGGTCCACTTCGGCTACCGCGAGGGCGTCGACGTGCTGCGCGAGGTGTCCCTGGAGGTCCCGCCGGGCACCCGGCTCGCCCTGGTCGGCCCTTCGGGCGCCGGCAAGTCCACGCTGGGCAGGCTGCTCGCCGGCATCTACGCGCCCCGGACCGGGCGCGTCACCCTGGGCGGCGCCGAACTGTCCCGGATGCCCGCCGAACGCGTCCGCTCGCACGTCGCCCTCGTGAACCAGGAGCACCACGTCTTCGTCGGTCCCCTGCGCGACAACCTCCTGCTGGCCCTCCCCCACTCCCGGCTGAGCTCGAGCGGGGGGACCCCCATCGGGGCGCGGGACGCCGAGCTGTGGGCGGCGCTCGGCGCGGTGGACGCCGACGGCTGGGCGCGGGCGCTGGACGACGGCCTCGACACCGAGGTGGGCTCGGGCGGCGTCGCTCTCACGCCGGCCCAGGCCCAGCAGATCGCCCTGGCCCGGCTCGTCCTGGCCGACCCGCACACCCTGGTCCTCGACGAGGCGACCTCTCTCCTCGACCCCCGGGCTGCCCGCCATCTGGAACGCTCCCTGGGGCGCGTCCTCGACGGGCGCACGGTCGTCGCCATCGCCCACCGTCTGCACACCGCCCACGACGCGGATGTCATCGCGGTCGTGGAGAACGGCCGTATCAAGGAGCTGGGGAGCCATGACGAGCTGGTCTCCGCGGGCGGGGCGTACGCGGCGCTCTGGCGGTCCTGGCACGGGTGA
- a CDS encoding metal-dependent hydrolase, protein MMGPAHSLSGAAAWLGVGAAAAAAGHPMPWPVVLVGALICAGAALAPDLDHKAATISRAFGPVSRWFCEIVDKLSYAVYKATRKPGDPRRSGGHRTLTHTWVWAVLIGAGSSALAIAGGRWAVLAILFVHMVLAIEGLLWRAARGSSSDVLVWLLAATSAWILAGILDKPGNGSHWLFEEPGQQYLWLGLPIVLGALVHCLGDALTVSGCPILWPIPLGRRRWYPLGPPKAMRFRAGSWVELKVLMPVFMVLGGVGCAAALNFI, encoded by the coding sequence ATGATGGGACCAGCACACTCACTGTCGGGGGCCGCGGCCTGGCTCGGCGTCGGAGCGGCCGCAGCCGCGGCCGGACACCCGATGCCCTGGCCCGTCGTCCTGGTCGGCGCCCTGATCTGCGCGGGCGCCGCGCTCGCCCCGGACCTCGACCACAAGGCGGCCACCATCTCGCGGGCCTTCGGACCCGTGTCCCGGTGGTTCTGCGAGATCGTGGACAAACTGTCGTACGCCGTCTACAAGGCGACGAGGAAGCCGGGCGACCCGCGCCGCTCGGGCGGCCACCGCACGCTCACGCACACCTGGGTGTGGGCCGTCCTCATCGGCGCGGGCAGTTCGGCCCTGGCCATCGCGGGGGGCCGCTGGGCGGTCCTGGCGATCCTGTTCGTGCACATGGTGCTGGCGATAGAGGGCCTGCTGTGGCGGGCGGCGCGGGGCTCCAGCAGCGACGTCCTGGTCTGGCTGCTCGCCGCGACCAGCGCCTGGATCCTCGCCGGCATACTGGACAAGCCCGGCAACGGCTCCCACTGGCTGTTCGAAGAGCCGGGGCAGCAGTACCTGTGGCTGGGGCTGCCGATCGTGCTCGGCGCGCTGGTGCACTGCCTCGGGGACGCGCTCACCGTCTCCGGCTGCCCGATCCTGTGGCCCATCCCGCTGGGCCGCAGGCGCTGGTACCCGCTCGGGCCGCCGAAGGCGATGCGGTTCCGGGCAGGCAGCTGGGTCGAGCTGAAGGTGCTGATGCCCGTGTTCATGGTGCTCGGGGGAGTGGGCTGCGCGGCCGCCCTCAACTTCATCTGA
- a CDS encoding ABC transporter ATP-binding protein — protein MQIQDLPYSDPGVPDARSGPHLLWWLWRNQLGGQLKALAWGVLHFVSVSALPFCVGLAVDAVVERSGAQLALTGALMLLCGVGITVGDTFLHRSAVTNWITAAARVQQLLARKAVVLGSALTRRVAAGEVVAVSTGDVEKIGWFVEAVSRFTAAALTVVVVCVGLLVYQPALGLVVAAGLPFVALAVLPLLPRSTRRADVQREKAGRATELASDTVAGLRVLRGIGGEELFLDRYRRASQEVRQAAVRSARMWSLISAIQVLVPGMLLIAVVWHGVRLADQGRIEVGELVTVYSAVMVLNYPLRHFEEIAMAYSFSRPSAKRAARVLSLRRATGDEETRGTGAPGRERARPAEVQDHDQVRPAEVPDCEQARPAEVPDCGDVTAVSNSDLSALPRSHRPAVPHGGLATPASSDPTAALPHGDLYDPATGLLAPARRFTAVVCGDPDAAGRLAERLGGHPAEPGPSVRLGGVTLDDLTLDDARTAVLVQDKEPVLLSGTLRELLDVPASGAVRAKDALAAAQCEDVLDALVQGSVDAPDPMDARITERGRSLSGGQRQRLALARSLITDPEVLVLDEPTSAVDSHTEARIADGLRRLRSGRTTVVFTSSPLLLDRADGVALVHEGKVVAVGEHRELIETEPRYRAVVTRETEEEQAATGLGGERTATGLGDKRTVTGLGNEQAAGRLENTADRSETADGGPVLGALGQPEGLDELEELDELEEIEESA, from the coding sequence ATGCAGATTCAAGACCTTCCGTACTCCGACCCGGGCGTCCCGGACGCGCGTTCGGGCCCTCATCTCTTGTGGTGGCTCTGGCGCAACCAGTTGGGCGGCCAGCTCAAGGCACTGGCCTGGGGTGTGCTCCACTTCGTCTCCGTGTCCGCGCTGCCGTTCTGCGTCGGGCTCGCCGTGGACGCGGTCGTCGAACGTTCGGGCGCGCAGCTCGCCCTGACGGGCGCTCTGATGCTGCTGTGCGGCGTGGGCATCACCGTGGGCGACACCTTCCTGCACCGCTCCGCGGTCACCAACTGGATCACGGCCGCCGCCCGGGTCCAGCAGCTGCTGGCGCGCAAGGCGGTCGTACTGGGTTCCGCGCTGACCCGGCGGGTGGCGGCGGGCGAGGTGGTGGCCGTGTCCACCGGCGACGTGGAGAAGATCGGCTGGTTCGTGGAGGCCGTCTCACGGTTCACCGCGGCCGCGCTGACGGTCGTCGTGGTCTGCGTGGGTCTGCTCGTCTACCAGCCGGCCCTCGGGTTGGTCGTCGCCGCGGGCCTTCCCTTCGTGGCGCTCGCGGTGCTGCCGCTGCTGCCCCGGTCCACCCGCCGCGCCGACGTCCAGCGCGAGAAGGCGGGCCGGGCCACCGAGCTGGCCTCGGACACCGTCGCCGGTCTGCGGGTGCTGCGCGGCATCGGCGGCGAGGAGTTGTTCCTGGACCGCTACCGCCGCGCCTCCCAGGAGGTACGGCAGGCTGCCGTGCGCAGCGCCCGCATGTGGTCGCTGATCTCCGCGATCCAGGTGCTGGTGCCCGGGATGCTGCTGATCGCGGTTGTCTGGCACGGCGTCCGGCTGGCGGACCAGGGCCGGATCGAGGTCGGTGAACTCGTCACCGTCTACAGCGCGGTGATGGTGCTCAATTATCCGTTGAGGCACTTCGAGGAGATCGCGATGGCGTACTCCTTCTCGCGCCCGTCGGCGAAACGGGCGGCGCGGGTGCTTTCGTTGCGGCGGGCGACGGGCGACGAGGAGACGCGAGGGACCGGAGCGCCGGGCCGCGAACGGGCACGACCGGCCGAAGTGCAGGACCACGACCAGGTACGACCGGCCGAAGTACCGGACTGCGAACAGGCACGACCAGCCGAAGTACCGGACTGCGGCGACGTGACAGCCGTGTCGAACAGCGATCTGTCGGCGCTCCCGCGAAGTCACCGGCCAGCCGTGCCCCACGGCGGCCTGGCGACGCCGGCGAGCAGTGATCCGACGGCAGCGCTGCCGCACGGTGACCTGTACGACCCCGCCACCGGGCTGCTCGCGCCTGCCCGCCGGTTCACCGCCGTGGTCTGCGGAGACCCGGACGCGGCCGGGCGGCTCGCGGAACGCCTGGGCGGCCACCCCGCCGAGCCCGGACCCTCGGTGCGGCTCGGCGGCGTGACGCTCGACGACCTCACGCTGGACGACGCCCGCACCGCCGTACTCGTACAGGACAAGGAACCGGTGCTGCTGTCCGGCACGCTGCGCGAGCTGCTCGATGTCCCCGCCTCCGGTGCCGTACGGGCGAAGGACGCGCTGGCGGCCGCGCAGTGCGAGGACGTCCTCGATGCCCTGGTGCAGGGGTCCGTGGACGCCCCCGACCCGATGGACGCACGGATCACCGAGCGCGGGCGGTCCCTGTCGGGGGGCCAGCGGCAGCGGCTCGCGCTGGCCCGGTCGCTGATCACGGACCCGGAGGTGCTGGTGCTGGACGAGCCGACCTCCGCCGTCGACTCGCACACCGAGGCGCGGATCGCGGACGGGCTGCGGCGGCTGCGGTCGGGGCGCACGACGGTGGTGTTCACCTCCTCACCGCTGCTGCTGGACCGCGCGGACGGGGTCGCCCTCGTCCACGAGGGCAAGGTCGTGGCCGTCGGGGAGCACCGCGAACTGATCGAGACCGAGCCGCGCTACCGGGCCGTGGTGACCCGGGAGACCGAGGAAGAGCAGGCGGCGACAGGTCTCGGGGGCGAGCGGACGGCGACCGGTCTCGGCGACAAGCGGACGGTGACCGGTCTCGGCAACGAGCAGGCGGCGGGCCGTCTCGAGAACACCGCGGACCGGTCGGAGACCGCCGACGGAGGCCCCGTGCTGGGCGCGCTCGGCCAGCCGGAAGGGCTGGACGAGCTGGAAGAGCTGGACGAATTGGAAGAGATCGAGGAGAGCGCATGA
- a CDS encoding peptide-N4-asparagine amidase: protein MRRRIVMSMFAGATLLASALFGAGPAAAQAGGRTADVPAEFGTDWHDPLTAAPPVARPHTASCRVTLAEAQFRGYTPYRGTYAPPRDCGDRWSKVVLRLDGKVKGRQFDRLGQLDVGGVEILRTSTPEPSPDGIEWHVEKDVTRYSDTFRGPQDVEMLIGNVVDDTYTGVIDVKVTLTFYAGRPETPAPDRVLTLTDTPDGATLTTPRNSERIVAEVYATGSGGGCEEFWYLTVADPASYSCKADHGPYREVRVTVDGRLAGIASPFPNVWTGGWSNPFLWYVVPAPRAFDVKPLTYDLTPFAGILDDGRPHRVEVSVAGVPTGQSGWSAPVNVLVWQDAHRAQLTGALTSDRATDVVNSSVYTPGTENRVDTRAGHALTVSGYLDTSHGRVTTTVTRTLANTSAHRWTDGENTDGLDATWTDDETVTTRGAHGPAHTIRTHRTYTMNGVTTIGADDRLRTELTLGDRASTENRQGDRRTAWSRLDDTYSGDASYTLGVPRDQRHAVGTSGERYRVTGSDGCYDRSLTVVQGVLTKDRSRC, encoded by the coding sequence ATGAGAAGACGGATAGTCATGTCCATGTTCGCCGGGGCGACCCTCCTCGCGAGCGCGCTCTTCGGCGCCGGTCCGGCCGCCGCCCAGGCGGGCGGTCGTACCGCCGACGTACCCGCCGAGTTCGGCACCGACTGGCACGACCCGTTGACCGCCGCCCCGCCCGTCGCCCGGCCGCACACCGCGTCCTGCCGAGTCACCCTCGCCGAGGCCCAGTTCCGCGGCTACACCCCCTACCGCGGAACGTACGCGCCACCCCGGGACTGCGGCGACCGCTGGAGCAAGGTCGTACTGCGCCTCGACGGCAAGGTGAAGGGGCGCCAGTTCGACCGCCTCGGCCAGCTGGACGTCGGCGGGGTCGAGATCCTGCGCACCTCGACCCCCGAGCCGTCGCCGGACGGTATCGAGTGGCATGTGGAGAAGGACGTCACCCGCTACAGCGACACCTTCCGCGGCCCGCAGGACGTCGAGATGCTCATCGGCAACGTCGTCGACGACACCTACACCGGTGTGATCGACGTCAAGGTGACGCTCACCTTCTACGCCGGCCGCCCCGAGACCCCCGCCCCCGACCGCGTCCTCACCCTCACCGACACCCCCGACGGCGCCACCCTCACCACCCCGCGCAACAGTGAGCGCATCGTGGCGGAGGTGTACGCGACAGGATCCGGGGGTGGCTGCGAGGAGTTCTGGTACCTGACGGTGGCCGACCCGGCGTCGTACTCCTGCAAGGCCGACCACGGGCCGTACCGCGAGGTGCGGGTCACCGTCGACGGTCGACTGGCGGGCATCGCCTCGCCGTTCCCGAACGTCTGGACCGGCGGGTGGTCCAACCCGTTCCTCTGGTACGTGGTCCCGGCCCCGCGCGCCTTCGACGTCAAGCCCCTCACATACGATCTGACGCCCTTCGCCGGAATCCTCGACGACGGCCGCCCGCACCGCGTCGAGGTCTCGGTGGCCGGTGTGCCCACCGGTCAGTCCGGCTGGAGCGCCCCGGTCAACGTCCTGGTCTGGCAGGACGCGCACCGCGCCCAGCTCACCGGCGCGCTCACCTCGGACCGGGCGACCGATGTCGTGAACTCCTCCGTGTACACGCCCGGTACGGAGAACCGCGTGGACACCCGCGCCGGGCACGCGCTCACCGTCTCCGGGTACCTCGACACCTCGCACGGCCGCGTGACCACCACCGTCACCCGCACGCTCGCGAACACCTCGGCGCACCGCTGGACCGACGGCGAGAACACGGACGGACTCGACGCGACCTGGACGGACGACGAGACCGTCACCACCCGCGGCGCACACGGCCCGGCGCACACGATCCGGACGCACCGGACCTACACGATGAACGGCGTCACGACCATCGGCGCGGACGACCGGCTGCGCACCGAACTGACCCTCGGTGACCGGGCGTCGACGGAGAATCGGCAGGGTGACCGGCGCACCGCCTGGTCACGGCTCGACGACACCTACAGCGGCGACGCGTCGTACACGCTGGGCGTTCCGCGCGACCAGCGGCACGCGGTCGGCACGTCCGGTGAGCGCTACCGCGTGACCGGCTCGGACGGCTGCTACGACCGGTCCCTGACCGTCGTCCAGGGCGTGCTGACGAAGGACCGCAGCCGCTGCTGA
- a CDS encoding ABC transporter ATP-binding protein, with amino-acid sequence MHPDREPSWTPPADAGEQPRQVRRILNLFRPYRARLTVVGLLVGAASLVSVATPFLLKETLDVAIPQGRTGLLSLLALGMILSAVLSSVFGVLQTLISTTVGQRVMHDLRTAVYGRLQRMSLAFFTRTRTGEVQSRIANDIGGMQATVTSTATSLVSNATSVVATIVAMVALDWRLTVVSLLLLPAFVWISRRVGNERKKIATQRQKQMAAMAATVTESLSVSGILLGRTMGRAGSLTEGFAAESERLVDLEVRSSMAGRWRMAVITIVMAAMPAVIYWSAGLALQFGGPKVSLGTIVAFVSLQQGLFRPAVSLLATGVQIQTSLALFQRIFEYLDLPIDITERERPVHLDQVKGEVRFEGVEFRYDDRGGPVLDGVDLTVPAGGSLAVVGPTGAGKSSLGYLVPRLYDVTGGRVTLDGVDVRDLDFDTLARAVGVVSQETYLFHASVADNLRFARPDATDEELHAAARAAQIHDHIAALPDGYGTVVGERGHRFSGGEKQRLALARTILRDPPVLILDEATSALDTRTEAAVQAAIDALSVNRTTITIAHRLSTVRDADQIVVLDSGRIAEQGTHEELLERNGRYAALVRRDARLEPAR; translated from the coding sequence ATGCACCCCGATCGAGAACCCTCCTGGACCCCGCCCGCCGACGCCGGTGAACAGCCCCGGCAGGTGCGGCGCATCCTGAACCTCTTCCGCCCCTATCGCGCGCGGCTCACTGTCGTCGGCCTGCTGGTCGGCGCCGCCTCGCTGGTCTCGGTGGCCACGCCGTTCCTGCTCAAGGAGACCCTCGACGTCGCGATCCCGCAGGGCCGCACAGGCCTGCTGAGCCTGCTCGCGCTCGGCATGATCCTCAGCGCCGTCCTCTCCAGCGTCTTCGGCGTGCTGCAGACGCTGATCTCGACCACCGTCGGCCAGCGCGTCATGCACGATCTGCGCACGGCCGTCTACGGCCGCCTGCAGCGCATGTCGCTGGCCTTCTTCACCCGCACCCGCACCGGCGAGGTGCAGTCCCGCATCGCCAACGACATCGGCGGCATGCAGGCCACCGTCACCTCCACCGCGACCTCCCTGGTCTCCAACGCCACCAGCGTCGTCGCCACGATCGTCGCGATGGTCGCCCTCGACTGGCGCCTGACGGTCGTCTCACTGCTCCTGCTCCCGGCATTCGTGTGGATAAGCCGCCGTGTCGGCAACGAGCGCAAGAAGATCGCCACCCAGCGGCAGAAGCAGATGGCCGCGATGGCCGCCACCGTCACCGAGTCCCTGTCCGTCAGCGGAATCCTGCTCGGCCGCACCATGGGCCGCGCCGGTTCGCTCACCGAGGGCTTCGCGGCGGAGTCCGAGCGCCTGGTCGACCTGGAGGTCAGGTCGAGCATGGCCGGGCGCTGGCGCATGGCCGTGATCACGATCGTGATGGCCGCCATGCCCGCCGTCATCTACTGGAGCGCGGGCCTCGCCCTCCAGTTCGGCGGCCCCAAGGTCTCGCTCGGCACGATCGTCGCCTTCGTCTCGCTCCAGCAGGGCCTGTTCCGGCCGGCCGTGAGCCTGCTGGCGACCGGCGTCCAGATCCAGACCTCGCTCGCGCTCTTCCAGCGCATCTTCGAGTACCTGGATCTCCCCATCGACATCACGGAACGCGAACGCCCGGTCCACCTCGACCAGGTGAAGGGCGAGGTCCGCTTCGAGGGTGTCGAGTTCCGCTACGACGACAGGGGCGGCCCGGTGCTCGACGGCGTCGACCTCACCGTGCCCGCGGGCGGCAGCCTGGCCGTCGTGGGTCCGACAGGCGCCGGCAAGTCCTCTCTCGGCTACCTGGTGCCCCGGCTCTACGACGTCACCGGCGGCCGCGTCACCCTGGACGGCGTGGACGTCCGCGACCTCGACTTCGACACCCTCGCGCGCGCGGTCGGAGTGGTCTCGCAGGAGACGTACCTCTTCCACGCCTCGGTCGCCGACAACCTCCGCTTCGCCAGGCCGGACGCCACCGACGAGGAGCTGCACGCGGCGGCCCGCGCCGCCCAGATCCACGACCACATAGCCGCGCTGCCCGACGGGTACGGCACCGTCGTCGGTGAACGCGGCCACCGCTTCTCCGGCGGCGAGAAGCAGCGCCTGGCACTCGCCCGGACCATCCTGCGCGATCCGCCGGTCCTCATCCTCGATGAGGCGACCAGCGCTCTGGACACCCGCACCGAAGCCGCCGTCCAGGCCGCCATCGACGCCCTCTCGGTCAACCGGACGACCATCACGATCGCCCACCGCCTGTCCACGGTCCGCGACGCCGACCAGATCGTCGTCCTGGACTCCGGCCGGATCGCCGAGCAGGGTACGCACGAGGAACTGCTGGAGCGCAACGGGCGGTACGCGGCCCTCGTGCGACGGGACGCGCGCCTGGAACCGGCACGCTGA
- a CDS encoding DUF5709 domain-containing protein, protein MDSSDGWGDDVYQPDSAEIREDSGVLDVEDTLDFDGVGDPLDRGWSPPERPWAVEHDGVTAAERSAGETLDQRLAEEVPDVATPDGDGIGDCSGTDGELLDDEVGDRRSGRLVAPDEGAHEDEESALVATDVGIDGAAASAEEAAMHVVDEDSLPG, encoded by the coding sequence GTGGACAGCTCCGACGGATGGGGGGATGACGTCTACCAGCCCGACTCGGCAGAGATCCGGGAGGACTCCGGAGTCCTCGACGTCGAGGACACGCTGGACTTCGACGGCGTCGGTGACCCTCTCGACCGGGGCTGGTCCCCGCCCGAGCGGCCGTGGGCGGTGGAGCACGACGGTGTGACGGCGGCGGAACGCAGCGCCGGGGAGACGCTCGACCAGCGGCTCGCCGAGGAGGTGCCCGACGTCGCCACGCCGGACGGCGACGGCATCGGCGACTGCTCCGGCACCGACGGGGAACTGCTGGACGACGAGGTCGGCGACCGGCGCTCCGGCCGGCTGGTCGCCCCCGACGAGGGAGCGCACGAGGACGAGGAGAGCGCGCTCGTGGCCACCGACGTCGGCATCGACGGCGCCGCCGCCTCCGCCGAGGAGGCAGCGATGCACGTCGTCGACGAGGACTCGCTCCCCGGCTGA